CACCGATGTGGCCGGCCTTGGCGTCCGCCACCGTCTGGAGGACGTGCCATCGACCGCGGGAGGCCAGTTCTTGGAGTTCGGCGGTCGTCGCACGAATTTCTTGTTTGGTTGACATGACATTGTCCTCATTGATCGTAGTCAGGAAGTCGTGAGTAAAAGATTACCGTTATGCGGACTGGTTGTCCATTGAATGAGAAGTATCTAATTGTTGCTGCGCACGATCACCTTGACTGCCCCGGCGGCGGAGCGCGCCTCCGCAAAGGCATCGGCAACGGCCTCGAGGGGATATTCGGATATCGGGACTCCTGCGAGTCCAAGTGCCCGGTTTCCGATGAGCTGCACGGATTCGGCGAAATCGGCCGGTTCGTAAACCCGGACGCCGATGATTTCCTGCTCGGCAAAGGCGAGCTCACGCAGATCGATATTGGCCGGTCCGTGGTGCACGGCGACGATCACGATGCGTCCTCGAACCGGCGCCGCCTCCGTTAGTGCCGGCGTGACACTGGAGTGCCCGGCGCAGTCAAACACAACGTCCGCCGTGGCCTCGCGATTTTCGCGAGCGACCGGAGAGTCCTGCGGAGCAAGGGCCCTGAAGCCGAGTGCCTCAACAATGTGCCGGCGCTGCTCACTTGGCTCGACAAGGAGCACATCCTTGGCGCCGCGAAACCTCGCCACGAGGGCCACCAGGATTCCTATCGGCCCGGCACCGAAGATTAGTACCTTCTCTCCCGGTGCCAACCGCGAGCGACGGACGGCGTGGACCGCCACGGCCAGGGGTTCGGCCAGAGCCGCTTCGGTCGCCGGCGCGTCGGCGGAGAACGCGAAGAGGTTCGACACCGGAACGGCCAGGACTTCAGTCATGGAGCCCGGGACGTCGATGCCCAGGAGGCGCAGGTTCCGGCAGACATGCCCCAGCCCTTTTAGGCAGGCACCGCACTGACCGCAAGGCAACAGTGGATTGACAGCGACCCTCGTGCCCGCGGGAATTCCGCTCCCGCCTGGTTCCTCCAGAATGCCGGTGATCTCATGCCCCAGGATGAGTGGCATTGCGGCACGGGGATGGCGGCCGTCAACAATTGGAAAGTCGGAACCGCAGATGCCGGTGTATGACACGCGGACCAGGGCTGCGCCGGGGCCCGGACTGGGTTTCGGGACATGCTGGACCTCGAAATGGTGGGCGGCGGAAAGAACCGCGGCCCGGATTCCGGTGGTGAGGGTGGTTGAGGGCGACATCGACTGCTCCTTTGAATGTCCGAACTGTTCTTTGGGGCTAGCCTCTTCAAGCTATCACCAAGTGGACGGCATTTCCGCAAGGTGATAACTCGGAACGCGGCGGGGGGGAATGTTCCAAATCTTGCGTCTTGGTACCCAGATACGTATCGTGACTCATGAATGAATGTCCGCTACGTGAGAGGTTCCAATGTCGGAAGCAGTCGACCCCAGCGGTGGAATGAACCTGGTGACAAAATCCGCCCTGGTCCTCCAAGTCATAGCGGATGCCGGCGAACTCTCAGTGAATGAACTCGCCGAACGCACCGGGGAGCCCGCCAGCTCCCTGTATCGGCTCCTCTCAACGCTAGAAATGATCGGATGGGTCGAGCCGGGGTCACGTCGAGGGAAGATGCGCCTGGGTCTCGGATTTGTCAGGCTCGGTGCCAGGCTGGAGTCGCAGCTGGATCTGCGCGAACTCGCCAGGCCCGAGCTCGAGAGGCTCCACGCAGAAACCGGTCAGACTGCGTTCCTCTGTATCCGAAGAGGGCTTCGTGCCGTGTGCATCGACCGAATTGACGGCCTCGATGTCCAGATACACAACCTGAGGCTGGGCGAGTCAATGCCTCTGGGGCAGGGGGCCGCGCCGCGTGCCATTCTGGCATTCGAATCTGCCGATATCGTTGAACGCTACCTCCGGGAACTGCCGGATGATCCCCTGTTCGGACCAGTGGCCCCGAGCCCCGAAAGCCTGCGGGAAAAACTTTCAGAAACGGCTGCTGCTGGAGTGGCCGTGGCCCACGACGATTGGGGCCAGGGAATCGGGGGGGTTGGCGCACCGATCTTCAACCACAAGGGTTCAGTGGTGGGCGCGCTGTCCATCAGCGGGCAGACGCATCGCGTATTCCACAGCGGCTACGATCTCGTCGCAAGCGTCAAATCGGCGGCCGATACCGTCAGTCGCGCACTGGGCGCATTGCGCGCCACGGAAAGCGCCCCGGACCTCCACGAAAGAAGGGCAGTCTAGTGGCCGCGAAACCGATCCGTGTCATGGCAAATAGCGCCGATCTGCTCAATGCGCTGGCGGACCGCGGTCCGCTGTCGGTGGTGGACATCGCCGATGAACTATCGATGCCCCGTCCCAGCGTGTACCGGTTGCTGGATGCCCTTCAACACGTTGGCCTCATAGGGCTGCGGGACGATGGCCGTGCCCAGTTGGGAACTGAAATTCTGCACCTTGCCGACGCTGCTGTTGAGGGTATCCCGGAAGTACGCGCTGCCCGCCCGGCGATGGCCCGCCTGAACGAACAGACCGGACAGACGGTGTACCTTTGTGCCCTCCGCCATCAGATGGTTGCGTGCCTGGATTGGGTTAAGGGTACGAAGGTCACTCTCCTGCTCCTCAATCCCGGAGGAACCCTTCCACCGCATGCGGGCGCGGCCTCACGTGCCATCCTGGCCTGGGATGAGCCGCTTCGATGGCATGTAACTTCGGCGGCCCCGTTGCAGAAACTCACCCCACATACCCTCGTAACAGCACACCAGATTGAAGCAGATGC
Above is a window of Arthrobacter sp. FB24 DNA encoding:
- a CDS encoding zinc-dependent alcohol dehydrogenase translates to MSPSTTLTTGIRAAVLSAAHHFEVQHVPKPSPGPGAALVRVSYTGICGSDFPIVDGRHPRAAMPLILGHEITGILEEPGGSGIPAGTRVAVNPLLPCGQCGACLKGLGHVCRNLRLLGIDVPGSMTEVLAVPVSNLFAFSADAPATEAALAEPLAVAVHAVRRSRLAPGEKVLIFGAGPIGILVALVARFRGAKDVLLVEPSEQRRHIVEALGFRALAPQDSPVARENREATADVVFDCAGHSSVTPALTEAAPVRGRIVIVAVHHGPANIDLRELAFAEQEIIGVRVYEPADFAESVQLIGNRALGLAGVPISEYPLEAVADAFAEARSAAGAVKVIVRSNN
- a CDS encoding IclR family transcriptional regulator, whose protein sequence is MSEAVDPSGGMNLVTKSALVLQVIADAGELSVNELAERTGEPASSLYRLLSTLEMIGWVEPGSRRGKMRLGLGFVRLGARLESQLDLRELARPELERLHAETGQTAFLCIRRGLRAVCIDRIDGLDVQIHNLRLGESMPLGQGAAPRAILAFESADIVERYLRELPDDPLFGPVAPSPESLREKLSETAAAGVAVAHDDWGQGIGGVGAPIFNHKGSVVGALSISGQTHRVFHSGYDLVASVKSAADTVSRALGALRATESAPDLHERRAV
- a CDS encoding IclR family transcriptional regulator, giving the protein MAAKPIRVMANSADLLNALADRGPLSVVDIADELSMPRPSVYRLLDALQHVGLIGLRDDGRAQLGTEILHLADAAVEGIPEVRAARPAMARLNEQTGQTVYLCALRHQMVACLDWVKGTKVTLLLLNPGGTLPPHAGAASRAILAWDEPLRWHVTSAAPLQKLTPHTLVTAHQIEADAVLTRDRGFSISDEDVTIGVAALGVPLFDTRGELRGALSVAGLRDDIVPHQDEYGALLKEAAAEISAAI